In bacterium, the sequence CAGAAAGCACCGTTATAACGACTCCTTCGCCCTCATTTAGGATTGAGTTCATCGATTCTCCTGCCGGCGTGGACACGGCAACCATAATTATTATGATTAACGGCGATACAGTCAGCTTCCTGTGGACCGACAGTGGCGCGGTGGTCGATTGTAGAGCTGAGGGTATAACATTCGCTGACAGAGAAACTGTTACTGTTTGTGCTTCGGCCGCAGACCTTGCGGACATTTGTCCAGCTAATGTGATGGCGGAGACTTGCTTTACCTATTTCGTGAATCTATCAGGACCTGTGGCAACGATAATATCTCCTGCAAGGTGGGACTTTAATGCATGTGATTCGACCGAGCAGAACATTGTTATGACTATTTTTGACGCGGATGGCGTGGATACCCTCACTATAGTTTTTGTCGTTGAGGGCGACACTTTCAATATCGCATCGCCCGAACTCGAATTTAGCAACGATACCCTTACATTTATTCCATCATCTCCGTGGCGTGATGGTGATACAGTTTGCGTTACCCTCGTATCAGCTCAGGATGTGTTCGGGAATGACATAGCATACCCTGTAGAATGGTGCTTCGTTATGGACCTTAGTCCTCCGACATTAGGCTCACCCTCACCATCGGATAGCTCCATCGTAACGAGCCTTATAGGCGGGGTGTCAGTAGTAATATTTGATGAGGGCAGCGGAGTTGATTCTGCCTCCATAATGCTCTGGATTGAGGGTGGAATGGATACATTTACCATAGGAAGCGGTTTGCTCTGGCATGATTCTATTGCATCCGTGCCGGGAACGCTTCTTACTGCCTTTTCTGGAACCCTTACTATTTGTGCGCGGGCAAGCGATATGCCCGATGTTTGCGGTCCTAATGAGGATTCTTTGTGCTGGGTCGTGTTCGTCGTTGCAGGTGGTCCCACAGCTATACCAATCGTGCCAACGCCATCCCAGATTATTTCGTGTCGCGACACCGAACAGATATTGCTTATATACTTATACGATGAAGATGGTATTGATCTAAGAAGAACAGTTCTCTGGGTTAACGGAGATTCGGTAGCCTTCATTTATTCTCATGATACCCTCATTTATGTTCCTTCACCCTCATGGGAGCACGGGGAAACCGTTCATGTCGCCCTCATTTCGTATGATTCCGCTGGATACTCGATGGTGGATACGCTTCGCTACTGGTTTGTTGTGGACACCCTTCCCCCTGAGATAGGCATAATTTCTCCACATTTTGGCTGGGTTTCCCCAAGATTTTTCGGAGATAGCTGCATCAAAGCATTGATAATTGATGATATAGCTGGTGTCAATCGTGACAGCACCATAATTAACCTTAGATTGGTCGATTACCATCACGATTCAGTGCGAACAGTTTTGTTGCCCTCATTCGCTGGCGACACGGCGGACATTTGCCCTCATGAAAGCTTGCTGATATTTGGCGGAATAGATACTACTGGTACATTAACGGTTTGTATAAAGAGTTCTGATCTTGCGCAGCTTTGCGGAAATAACGCTGCTGAGTCGTGTTTTACTTGGCTTTATGACCCTATTCCACCGCGCCTTCTGGGAAGGTTCCCGCCTGAGTTTGTGGTAACGAATTGTCCTGAAAGTGCCTTCGCGATTGTGGCGGATTATGAGTCTGGCATCTTTGAGGGAGCATGTTCAGTTGTGGTTAACGACTCGTCTGTGCCGTTCAGCATAACTTCGGCTGGCACGCTTTCGTGGAGCACGCCACCGTATGAAACCGGTGATACGATAGTAATCGCCCTCAATATGGTTGATACTGCCCTCAATGATACGAGCTATTACCTCCATCTCGTTGTTGATACTACGCCACCAATAGCTATAAACCCTGAACCGCTGCCATCGACTGAGGTGAGGACAACGGTGCCCACGATATCAGTGATACTTATTGATTCAATAACAGCGGTCGACGAATCCACTATAGTTTTAATTGTTAATGGTGATACTTTCACAGTGGACTCTGCGGGTGTATACTTTGAGTGCGATACACTTAGACTCGTTTGCGATAGCGCAGGCGTCGCTTTCCACGAGGGCGACACGGTTGAGGTTTGCGTCGTTGCTGCTGATACGGTTAGAATATGCTCTGCTAATGTTATGACCCCGTTCTGCTGGAGTTTCAGGATTGCCTCGATGACTGGTCCTGTGGCATCGCGCGTGTTTCCGCCCGACTCTGCAGCGATAATTTCATGCCGGGATACAACCCTTCTTCTCCTTATCTCTGACCCCGATGGTGTGGCTGAATCAACCATTGTTTTCGTGGCTAACGCTGGCACCCTCACGACTGACTCGCTTGCCCTCACATTAAAGGCTGATACCCTCATATACGATTTGAGCAGGTATTCTTCTGGTGAGACATTACAGTATGCTTTGCTGCGCGCCGACGACATATATGGCAATCCTCTCGTTTCCGCTCTATACGGCATGGTTGTATTCGACTTTTCACCGCCTGTCTTGATAGCATGGGAAAATGATACAGCAATATCGCCGTCTTCTGTTCTCTGGTTTGTGCTGGTGGACTCGATAAGTGGTGTGGATTGGTCCACATTTACCCTCATCGTGGGACATGATACCCTCACCTCTTCGTCGCCTGGTGTAAGTACTGTTGGCGATACAATTTTCGTGGACCTCGCTTCCGCTGGAATAGCTCTGGTGACGGGAACCAATACAATGGTGATACGCATTGGAGATTCCCCTGATTATTGTGAACCAAATTATCTTGATACGACATTGGTTGTTTACGGGCTTTTTGGTTTGCCCACCGTTGAGCTCATATCACCGCCTGACAATTCGATAATATCCTGTGATGGTGGGAATATATGGTTTGTGCTCCACGATTCCGACGGGATTATTTACGACTCGGCTGGGCTCGTTATCGGCGACACGCTAAGATTCGTATGGGGCGATAGACCTCCTCAACTTTCGCTTCGCGGTGATACCATAATATTTAATGCTCCGGGAATGTTTTCTCATGGTGATGTGCTCAGGGTAAAACCGATAGGGTGTGATTCATTATTCAACTGGCTACCTCCAGTTACATGGATTTTCGTCGTGGATTTATTGCCTCCCGATGCAAGATTCATCCAGCCTGACACCACCGTGCCAGTTTATGATTCGCTTGCGATAATAAGAGTTGCAGTAACGGATGAGCCAGCAGGTGTCAACGATGATTCGATTGCGGTTGAAATTGTTACTCCAAGGCGGGCATGGTTTTTAACGCCAGATTCAACCGGAGTGACTTTCGCAGCATCGACACTTTCCATCGACCCATTTGAGGTTAATAGGCACTTCACATGGCGCCCGGAGCTTGATTCGGTGCTTTTGTATTACCACGAGAACGAGACCATCTATGTTTTCTTGCGAACCTGTGATAATGCACTGGTATGCGGCAACAATTGTACAATGGATACATTCAGTTTCTTCACTCTGGACGATGATACACTGCCGCCTTATGTAATTCTTCCGCACATAGAACCGAATCCCGGTGAAACCGTGACAATAACCATACCCGCATTTGACAGCAGCGGCGTGGATTCTACCTGCACATATGTGATTGTCGACGGTGAAACGCTCAGAGTAAGTGTGGTGTCATCAGGTGATAGTTTCCTTGTGGTTTTGCCCGGACTCGTGATTCCACCGCTGGGCGAGACACTACGCATAACTCTTCACATATGCGACCGTGATTTGGACTTCATGCGCGAATCGGACAGGAGTGAGACCACATATACTTTAACGATTATCTCGACCCCTGGCGAGGGACCCGATGTAAGGTTCCTGATGCCAAATAATGGTGACTTTACATCGTGCCGCTACGGACCAATTCTACTTTTGGTTACCGACCCCGATGGCGTGGATACGGCATCGCTCGTTTTGAGCGATAGTTATGAAGTGGTTTGGTCTGGAGATACGGCGTTTATATATCCTTATCAGCCGTGGAATGACGGCGATACTATAGGTATATCGGTCGTTCAGGTGCGCGATGTATGGGGTAATCCCGGTGCCACAGATTCCGTGTGGTTCGTTGTGGACATCTCACCTCCTGCGATCGAGCTTATCTCACCAAACGAGGGAATAATAGACTCAGAAGAGATATCACAGATATCCATTTCAGATAGCCTGTCAGGCATTTCAGAGGCTGTGGTTATAGCTGGGGACACAATTGTAACTCTCTATGCGGGAATTAATCATCTGCCGCTTGGGGGCTTGCCGCGAATAAGAGACACCCTCTGGTTAAGGGTGAAAGCATGCGATAATGCGCTTTACTGTGGTAGAAACTGCGCTGAAACTACTTTCTACTTTATTCCAAGGTTCGAGACGAGCTGCGATGTGTTCCCGATCCCCATTACGCCTAATGGTGACGGAAGGAACGATGTGCTTTATTTCGTGTATCCGGGTATGCTGGATGAACCAGCCACAGCGATAATACTAACCCCTGATGGTAATTTTGTGCGAAAGTTGTTCCTTAAACCAACAGTTCCCACGCACGGAAATTTCTGGGATGGGAAGTATGAAGATGGCACACCTGTGCCGACTGGAATATACATTTATATGATATTCATAAATGACGAGCTGATATGCAAGGGAACCATAGTGGTTGCAAGATAACAAGTGGAGATGCTTGATAGTGGAGCAAAAATTGTCGCCGGTGTGGATGAGGTCGGCAGAGGTCCTTTAGCAGGGCCTGTGGTTGCTGCCGCTGTGATAATAGATGGTTCCAAATGGCGTGATTCAAAGAGTCTAACGCCAAAGATGCGGGAAAAACTTTTTTGTGAGATACTTGCCAGAGCAAAAGCCGTATCGATTTATGCGGTTCCGCCGGGATTAATAGATATTATTAACATACGGAATGCCTCGTTTCTCGCTATGCGAAACGCTGTGGCGGGACTTGATATTGCTCCCGAGGTTGTTTTCGTTGACGGACCCTGGGAAATACCGGGACTAAAGGTAGCTCAAAGACCGGTCGTAGGCGGAGACAGAAAAATACCAGTTATAGCAGCTGCATCGATAGTGGCGAAGGTGGCGCGCGACATGTTGATGGGAGCCTTAGGAGAGATTTTCAGAGGTTACGGTTTTGACCATAATATGGGCTATCCAACCAAGTTCCATTATCAGGCGCTAAACGCTCTTGGTCCGTGTCTTGTTCACAGACAGAGTTTCCGAATCAGGTGATTTTGCCCTCTATTACAACGACTATTTCTCCCAGTGGTTTGTTTTCGGAGAAGTGTTTAATGAGCTCGCTTAATTTACCGCGAATCGTCTCCTCGTGAATTTTGGATATTTCACGCACGACCGCAGCCGTTCTATCCCCGAGAGTTTCCTTTACATCAGTGAGGAATTTTATAAGTCTATGAGGTGATTCATAGAAAATCAGTGTGTACGGCAGCTCGACTATCGATTGTAAAAGTTTTCTTCTTCCGCCACTTTTTGATGGCGGGAAGCCTAAAAAAACGAATTTATCGGTCCTCAGCCCGGAAAGTATCAGCGCTGGAACGAATGCCGTTGGTCCGGGGAGCACACATATGGAAAATCCCTCTTCATAAGCCGCGCGAACAAGGTATCCACCAGGGTCCGAAATACCGGGCATGCCTGAATCGGTGACATATGCTACAACATTCCCTTCGCGAAGTTTGCTAATAACTTTTTCGGTCCGAACTTTTTCGTTGTAGCTGTGAAGCGATAGAAGGGGCTTTTTTATTCCTATGTGGGAAAGCAAGATTTTCGTTCGTCTTGTGTCCTCACAAAAGATAATGTCAACTGTGCTGAGGGTTTCAATTGCTCGCTCAGTTATGTCGTCAAGGTTGCCAATAGGTGTTGGAACGATGTAGAGTTTTGCATCTTTGGCGCGGAAAATTTTCATCACCAAAGCTCCTTACCGATGTATTGCCCCAGCGATGAATCATAGCCTAATCTTATATAGTTTCTGTATTCGCCTATCCGAGTGTGAAAGACATTTTCCTCAAGCCACGACCATAATCGCACCCAGAGTTTGTCGTGCTTATGCCGCACAGGGCTTTCAGGAAGCCAATCCCAATTTCTTTTTGATATGCGCTCCTGCATAACTTTCGGGTGGGTTCCGGTGAAAAGCCTTAGGTTTCGCGGGCTACCGTAATCGAAGGGAACATATTCGGGAAGGTTTTTCTTGCGCGCTTCTTCCTCACCTATGTGGACGGTATCCAATGCTATCATCTTCTTGCGCATTTTTAACGGGTCTCTGACCCAACCGTAATGATAGACCTCGGCGGGTATTTGCACCACTTTTAGTTTCCTTTCCCCGATTCTGAAACCCTGCGCACTGCGCCAGCTCCTCACTCCTATACCGTTTCTTATAACCCTTATCTCTCGTCTATACCAATGGTGTGTCCAATGGTAATGATTGTAGTCACCCCAGAAATGCTTGAATGAAAGCAGAAATCCCTCCACTTCCTTTTTGTCCAGATATTTCTCGCATGCAGCTTTTATTACTGGCAGATACTTTTCGTGTATAACCTCATCAGCCTGAAGATACACGCAGAAGTCGCCCGTGCATGCGTCAAGTGCTATATTCGTCTGGACTGCATTGGACCTGCCCGCAACGAAATCAGCAGGGTCCCATACGGTTTCTATAATTTTTATTTTTGGGTCGCCTATGTTCCGTATAATTTCTGTCGTGTCGTCTTCGGAATCACCGCAGGCTATAACGAATTCGTCGACTAAGGGAAGTATTGATTTTATGGACTCAACAACTGGGTAATCGAGTATTATAGCATTTCTAACAAAGGAAAACCCTGATATTTTCATATTTTCACCTCCATTGATAATTTTTCAAAATAATTTTAATTCGCAAGTTTTTAGTTGATTTTTTCTTTGAAAACAGATAATTATATATAAGCAATGAAAGCGAAATTAATTCTTTAAAAAATTGTAATTTAAATGGGAGGTAAAATTGGCGAAAGAGAGATTGAGCGCTAAAGAACGCAAAAGAATAGTAGCTCTCCTTAAAAAATTCACCACCGCATTTGGTCCATCATCTTTCGAGGATGACATCCGAAAACTATTCAGGGAAGAAGTTAAGGATATAGCGGACGAGGTAAAAATATGCGGATTGGGGAGCATTATTGCCAGAAAAAGCGGGACTAATGAGACCCCTCGCATAATGATTGCCGGTCACATGGATGAGGTCGGTTTCATGGTTCGCGGGATAACCAAGCAGGGTTACATAAAGTTTAACACCATAGGTGGCTGGTGGGGACATGTCCTTCTTGGGCAAAAAGTGCTCATAAGGACCCGTGACGGAAAAGAAATAGTCGGAGTTATTGGTGCTAAGGCTCCCCACATACTCACCCCTGACGAGCGGAAGAAAGTTATTGAGCCCGATAAAATGTTCATAGACATCGGCTCCTACGAAGGCTACAATGCTCCAGAGAAGCTGGGAGTAAAACCCGGCGACCCTATAGTGCCTCTAAGTGAATTCTACGAGCTTGGTGACGGGAAAATGCTTATGTCTAAAGCATGGGACAACAGGATAGGTGTTGCTACTGCTATCGAAGTTATACGGGCTCTTAAAGGTGATGAGCATCCGAACACGGTTTTTGCCGTTGGGACCACTCAGGAGGAGGTCGGGCTGCGCGGCGCAGGAACCAGCGCGTTTGAGGTTAAACCAGACATAGCTTTTGCCGTTGATGTGACGATAGCAGCTGATACACCAGGCTCCGAGGACACTGACTTCGCGGAAAAGTGCGGTAAAGGACCCTCAATATCGGTTATGGATGCGAGCTTGCTACCGAATCCAAGGCT encodes:
- a CDS encoding ribonuclease HII, whose protein sequence is MLDSGAKIVAGVDEVGRGPLAGPVVAAAVIIDGSKWRDSKSLTPKMREKLFCEILARAKAVSIYAVPPGLIDIINIRNASFLAMRNAVAGLDIAPEVVFVDGPWEIPGLKVAQRPVVGGDRKIPVIAAASIVAKVARDMLMGALGEIFRGYGFDHNMGYPTKFHYQALNALGPCLVHRQSFRIR
- the rsmI gene encoding 16S rRNA (cytidine(1402)-2'-O)-methyltransferase, with protein sequence MKIFRAKDAKLYIVPTPIGNLDDITERAIETLSTVDIIFCEDTRRTKILLSHIGIKKPLLSLHSYNEKVRTEKVISKLREGNVVAYVTDSGMPGISDPGGYLVRAAYEEGFSICVLPGPTAFVPALILSGLRTDKFVFLGFPPSKSGGRRKLLQSIVELPYTLIFYESPHRLIKFLTDVKETLGDRTAAVVREISKIHEETIRGKLSELIKHFSENKPLGEIVVVIEGKIT
- a CDS encoding M42 family metallopeptidase translates to MVALLKKFTTAFGPSSFEDDIRKLFREEVKDIADEVKICGLGSIIARKSGTNETPRIMIAGHMDEVGFMVRGITKQGYIKFNTIGGWWGHVLLGQKVLIRTRDGKEIVGVIGAKAPHILTPDERKKVIEPDKMFIDIGSYEGYNAPEKLGVKPGDPIVPLSEFYELGDGKMLMSKAWDNRIGVATAIEVIRALKGDEHPNTVFAVGTTQEEVGLRGAGTSAFEVKPDIAFAVDVTIAADTPGSEDTDFAEKCGKGPSISVMDASLLPNPRLRDFVISVAEEEGIPYQLGSLTRGGTDGGMIARTRSGVPTLTISVATRYIHSHNSILHLDDFINLVRLLVATIKKLDEKALEKIRNG
- a CDS encoding glycosyltransferase, with the protein product MKISGFSFVRNAIILDYPVVESIKSILPLVDEFVIACGDSEDDTTEIIRNIGDPKIKIIETVWDPADFVAGRSNAVQTNIALDACTGDFCVYLQADEVIHEKYLPVIKAACEKYLDKKEVEGFLLSFKHFWGDYNHYHWTHHWYRREIRVIRNGIGVRSWRSAQGFRIGERKLKVVQIPAEVYHYGWVRDPLKMRKKMIALDTVHIGEEEARKKNLPEYVPFDYGSPRNLRLFTGTHPKVMQERISKRNWDWLPESPVRHKHDKLWVRLWSWLEENVFHTRIGEYRNYIRLGYDSSLGQYIGKELW